From Mycolicibacterium nivoides, a single genomic window includes:
- the purE gene encoding 5-(carboxyamino)imidazole ribonucleotide mutase, with the protein MPGTNARVGLIMGSDSDWSVMSDAATALAEFEVPFEVGVVSAHRTPQRMLDYAKTAADRGIEVIIAGAGGAAHLPGMVASATPLPVIGVPVPLARLDGMDSLLSIVQMPAGVPVATVSIGGARNAGLLAVRILGSSDTALRDRMVKFQADLETMVLKKDAALRDRLLGDG; encoded by the coding sequence ATGCCGGGAACTAATGCCAGGGTCGGCCTGATCATGGGCAGCGACAGCGACTGGTCGGTGATGTCCGATGCGGCCACCGCGCTCGCCGAGTTCGAGGTGCCGTTCGAGGTCGGTGTGGTCTCCGCGCACCGGACCCCGCAGCGCATGCTCGACTACGCCAAGACCGCGGCGGACCGGGGTATCGAGGTGATCATCGCCGGAGCGGGAGGAGCCGCACATCTGCCCGGCATGGTGGCGTCGGCCACGCCGCTTCCGGTCATCGGAGTTCCGGTACCGCTGGCCCGGTTGGACGGCATGGACTCCTTGCTGTCGATCGTGCAGATGCCCGCCGGGGTGCCGGTGGCCACGGTTTCCATTGGTGGAGCGCGTAATGCGGGCCTGCTGGCTGTGCGGATCCTCGGTTCATCCGATACCGCGTTGCGGGACCGGATGGTGAAATTCCAGGCAGACCTGGAAACCATGGTGTTGAAGAAGGACGCGGCGCTGCGCGATCGCCTGTTGGGCGACGGCTGA
- a CDS encoding glycosyltransferase family 2 protein — MTEDAARPLVVVTVTYSPGPHLDRFLSSLALATDRPVTVIMADNGSTDGAPERAEKRYPNVRLIRTGSNLGYGSAVNRGAEQISDAECSEFFIVANPDVQWGPGSIDLLLDAAQRWPAAGALGPLVRDPDGSVYPSARHQPSLVRGGMHAVVGPFWKSNPWTAAYRQDRQEPSEREVGWLSGSCLLMRRAAFDAVGGFDERYFMYMEDVDLGDRIAQAGWQNVYVPSAEVLHDKGHSTGRDPARNLAAHHRSTYTFLADRYSAPWQAPLRWTIRGALAARAGLVVGSSRRKQAKGH; from the coding sequence GTGACTGAGGATGCGGCCCGCCCGCTCGTGGTGGTGACGGTGACGTACTCGCCGGGGCCACATCTGGACCGTTTCCTGTCCTCGCTCGCCCTGGCCACCGACCGGCCGGTGACCGTCATCATGGCCGACAACGGATCGACCGACGGGGCACCTGAACGAGCGGAAAAGCGTTACCCCAACGTGCGCCTGATCCGTACCGGCAGCAACCTCGGTTACGGCAGCGCGGTCAACCGCGGCGCCGAGCAGATATCGGATGCGGAGTGCTCGGAATTTTTTATCGTCGCCAACCCGGACGTGCAATGGGGGCCAGGGTCGATCGACCTGCTGCTCGACGCGGCCCAGCGGTGGCCGGCGGCCGGTGCTCTCGGGCCATTGGTCCGCGATCCCGACGGTTCGGTCTACCCGTCGGCGCGCCATCAGCCCAGCCTGGTCCGTGGCGGCATGCACGCCGTCGTCGGCCCGTTCTGGAAATCGAATCCGTGGACCGCGGCCTACCGCCAGGACCGTCAGGAGCCCAGTGAGCGCGAGGTCGGCTGGCTGTCCGGTTCGTGCCTGCTGATGCGCCGGGCCGCCTTCGACGCCGTCGGCGGATTCGACGAGCGCTACTTCATGTATATGGAAGACGTCGACCTCGGCGACCGGATCGCCCAGGCCGGCTGGCAGAACGTCTACGTGCCGTCGGCTGAGGTGCTCCACGACAAGGGGCATTCCACGGGCCGCGATCCGGCGCGCAACTTGGCCGCCCATCACCGCAGTACCTACACTTTTTTGGCTGATCGATACTCGGCGCCCTGGCAGGCGCCGTTACGGTGGACAATTCGGGGCGCGCTGGCAGCACGTGCGGGCCTGGTGGTCGGTAGTTCTCGACGTAAACAGGCGAAAGGGCACTGA
- a CDS encoding TetR/AcrR family transcriptional regulator, which translates to MPDLPSTRERLVSAAFELFEERGYEATSVDDIAARARVGRTTAFRQFGSKEALIFPDHEALLRRADERLSAVPPETLPAEVIAVATTSVFENYLAEGERARTRYRLTRSVPALRDFETAVVSRYVRLFTKHLRSAPTEDWTADLRAELFANAVVVAHNHVLRRWLRGDVANPRSDLAQALAATWPIYRGGTGRTAVVVMSTDEPIESLTPRIRELIGD; encoded by the coding sequence ATGCCCGACCTGCCAAGCACTCGTGAGCGTCTGGTGAGCGCGGCATTCGAACTGTTCGAAGAACGCGGGTACGAAGCCACCAGCGTCGATGACATCGCGGCACGGGCGCGGGTCGGACGCACCACCGCGTTTCGTCAGTTCGGATCGAAAGAGGCGTTGATCTTTCCCGATCACGAGGCGTTGCTGCGCCGCGCCGACGAGAGATTGTCGGCGGTGCCGCCCGAAACGCTCCCCGCCGAGGTCATCGCGGTGGCGACAACCTCGGTCTTCGAGAACTACCTCGCCGAGGGTGAGCGTGCGCGGACGCGGTATCGGCTCACCCGCTCGGTACCTGCCCTGCGCGACTTCGAAACAGCCGTGGTGTCCCGGTATGTCCGGCTGTTCACCAAACACCTGCGGAGCGCGCCGACCGAGGATTGGACGGCGGACCTGCGCGCCGAACTGTTCGCCAACGCCGTGGTCGTTGCACACAACCATGTTCTGCGCCGGTGGCTGCGCGGCGACGTGGCCAACCCACGGTCCGACCTGGCCCAGGCGCTGGCCGCGACATGGCCGATCTACCGGGGCGGCACTGGCCGCACCGCGGTTGTGGTGATGTCGACCGATGAACCGATCGAGTCGCTGACCCCCCGCATTCGCGAGCTGATCGGCGATTGA
- a CDS encoding GtrA family protein produces MSFADATIARLPRFVRPYAERHHELIKFAIVGATTFVIDSAIFYTLKLTVLEPKPVTAKIIAGIVAVIASYILNREWSFQNRGGRERHHEALLFFAFSGVGVMLSMLPLYFSSYVLGLRVPEVSLTVENIADFISAYILGNLLQMAFRFWAFRRWVFPDEFTDKPDLALESTLTGGGFAEAFEDHAERKAANVTPLRRPSRRSKARQLGDSSDPRVSKTS; encoded by the coding sequence GTGTCCTTCGCCGATGCGACAATCGCTCGATTGCCGCGATTCGTCCGTCCCTACGCCGAGCGGCATCACGAACTGATCAAGTTCGCGATCGTCGGCGCGACGACGTTTGTCATCGATTCGGCGATCTTCTACACCCTCAAACTCACGGTGCTGGAGCCCAAGCCGGTCACCGCCAAGATCATCGCCGGCATCGTCGCGGTCATCGCCTCCTACATTCTCAACCGGGAATGGAGCTTCCAGAATCGCGGCGGCCGCGAGCGCCACCACGAGGCCCTGCTGTTCTTCGCGTTCAGCGGCGTGGGTGTGATGCTGTCGATGCTGCCGCTGTACTTCTCCAGCTATGTGCTGGGGCTCCGGGTTCCCGAGGTTTCGCTCACAGTCGAGAACATCGCCGACTTCATCTCGGCCTACATCCTCGGCAATCTGCTGCAGATGGCGTTCCGGTTCTGGGCGTTCCGCCGCTGGGTGTTCCCCGACGAGTTCACCGACAAGCCCGATCTGGCTCTCGAGTCCACGCTCACCGGCGGCGGCTTCGCCGAGGCGTTCGAGGATCACGCCGAGCGCAAGGCCGCCAACGTGACGCCGCTACGCCGGCCGAGCCGCCGTTCGAAGGCGCGTCAGCTCGGTGATTCTTCGGACCCCAGGGTGTCGAAGACTTCGTGA
- a CDS encoding 5-(carboxyamino)imidazole ribonucleotide synthase, with protein MSRSRRGHESAHDTIEGVPTTPKKPPVVAMIGGGQLARMTHQAAIALGQTLRVLSAGPDESAAQVTPDVVIGSHTDLDALRRAADGATALTFDHEHVPTEHLETLVAEGVTVNPPPQALVHAQDKLLMRRKLHSLGAPVPRFAEITSVADVEEFVRQIDGPVVIKTVRGGYDGKGVVMADDLDSAREVVAGYLADGVAVLAEERVAMRRELAALVARSPFGQGAAWPVVETVQRDGICVEVYAPAPGLSDELGSAAQELGLRVANELGVVGVLAVELFETADGKLLVNELAMRPHNSGHWTMDGAVTSQFEQHLRAVLDYPLGDTSAIAPAAVMANVLGAPQTPTMSMDERMHHLFARIPDAKVHLYGKGERAGRKLGHVNIIGTDMDELRERAVRAAHWLSHGEWTDGWDEHAGN; from the coding sequence ATGAGTCGGTCACGACGAGGACATGAATCCGCGCATGACACCATAGAGGGCGTGCCGACAACTCCCAAGAAACCTCCTGTGGTGGCGATGATCGGCGGCGGCCAGCTCGCGAGGATGACGCACCAGGCAGCCATCGCGCTCGGGCAGACCCTGCGGGTGCTGTCCGCCGGGCCCGACGAATCCGCCGCACAGGTGACTCCCGACGTCGTCATCGGCTCCCACACCGACCTGGACGCGCTGCGCCGGGCGGCGGACGGGGCGACGGCGTTGACGTTCGACCACGAGCACGTGCCCACCGAACACCTGGAGACGCTCGTGGCCGAAGGGGTCACGGTCAACCCGCCGCCGCAGGCGTTGGTGCATGCCCAGGACAAGCTGCTGATGCGCCGCAAGCTGCACAGCCTGGGTGCCCCGGTGCCGCGCTTCGCAGAGATCACCTCGGTCGCCGACGTCGAGGAATTCGTGCGGCAGATCGACGGTCCCGTGGTGATCAAGACCGTGCGTGGCGGGTACGACGGCAAGGGCGTGGTCATGGCCGACGACCTCGACTCCGCACGCGAGGTGGTGGCCGGCTACCTGGCTGACGGGGTGGCGGTGCTGGCCGAGGAGCGCGTCGCGATGCGCCGGGAGCTCGCCGCGCTGGTGGCCCGCTCGCCGTTCGGACAGGGTGCGGCGTGGCCTGTGGTCGAAACCGTGCAGCGCGACGGCATCTGCGTCGAGGTGTACGCCCCGGCGCCCGGACTGTCCGACGAACTCGGCTCGGCCGCACAGGAACTCGGCCTGCGGGTGGCCAACGAGCTGGGCGTGGTCGGGGTGCTCGCGGTCGAGCTGTTCGAGACGGCCGACGGCAAGCTGCTGGTCAACGAGCTGGCCATGCGTCCGCACAACTCCGGGCACTGGACCATGGACGGCGCGGTCACCAGCCAGTTCGAGCAGCATCTGCGGGCGGTCCTGGACTACCCGCTCGGCGACACCTCGGCCATCGCGCCTGCTGCCGTGATGGCCAACGTGCTCGGGGCGCCGCAGACGCCGACGATGTCGATGGACGAGAGGATGCACCACCTCTTCGCTCGGATTCCCGACGCGAAGGTGCACCTGTACGGCAAGGGTGAACGGGCCGGGCGCAAGCTCGGGCACGTCAACATCATCGGCACGGACATGGACGAACTTCGCGAGCGTGCGGTGCGGGCAGCGCACTGGTTGTCACACGGCGAGTGGACCGACGGATGGGATGAGCATGCCGGGAACTAA
- the rfbD gene encoding dTDP-4-dehydrorhamnose reductase, with translation MAQRIVITGGGGMVGRVLADQARVEGRDVLALTSAECDITNVDTVRGFVEPGDVVINCAAYTQVDTAETDQDRARAVNAVGPGNLAAVCAQAGAGLVHISTDYVFGASAQRRTPYEIDDQTGPVNVYGRTKLAGEQAVLAAKPDAYVVRTAWVYRGGDGTDFVATMRRLAAGEGPVDVVADQVGSPTYTGDLVAALLQIADGGVRPGVLHAANAGSASRFDQARETFAAVGADPQRVRPVDSSRHPRPAPRPAYTVLSALRSAEAGLTPLRDWREALAAAVGKECPSGPLPSTP, from the coding sequence ATGGCGCAACGGATTGTGATCACCGGGGGTGGCGGCATGGTCGGCCGAGTATTGGCTGATCAGGCCCGTGTCGAGGGTCGTGACGTGCTGGCCCTGACCTCGGCGGAATGTGATATCACCAACGTTGACACGGTGCGCGGGTTCGTCGAGCCCGGCGACGTGGTGATCAACTGCGCGGCATACACGCAGGTCGACACTGCGGAGACGGACCAGGACAGGGCCCGCGCCGTCAACGCCGTCGGTCCCGGCAACCTCGCCGCGGTGTGTGCGCAGGCCGGCGCCGGCCTGGTGCACATCTCCACGGACTACGTGTTCGGCGCCTCCGCGCAACGTCGCACCCCATATGAGATCGATGACCAGACCGGACCGGTCAACGTCTACGGCCGGACCAAACTCGCCGGGGAACAGGCGGTGCTGGCCGCCAAACCCGACGCCTACGTCGTCCGAACCGCCTGGGTGTACCGCGGCGGAGACGGAACCGACTTCGTGGCGACCATGCGCCGGCTGGCCGCCGGGGAGGGCCCGGTCGATGTGGTCGCCGACCAGGTCGGGTCGCCTACCTATACCGGTGACCTGGTCGCGGCGTTGCTGCAGATCGCCGACGGCGGTGTGCGGCCCGGCGTTTTGCATGCCGCCAACGCCGGGTCGGCCAGCCGGTTCGACCAGGCGCGGGAGACCTTCGCGGCTGTCGGTGCCGATCCACAACGGGTCCGCCCGGTCGACAGCAGCCGTCACCCGCGGCCCGCACCGCGTCCGGCCTACACCGTGCTGTCGGCGCTCCGGTCCGCCGAGGCGGGCCTGACCCCGCTGCGGGATTGGCGAGAAGCCCTGGCGGCAGCGGTTGGAAAAGAGTGCCCGTCCGGCCCGCTACCCTCTACGCCGTGA
- a CDS encoding acyl-CoA dehydrogenase translates to MAGWGGNPSFDLFQLPEEHQELRAAIRALAEKEIAPHAADVDENARFPEEALQALNASGFNAVHVPEEYGGQGADSVAACIVIEEVARVDCSASLIPAVNKLGTMGLILRGSDELKKQVLPSLASGEAMASYALSEREAGSDAAGMRTRAKADGDDWILNGTKCWITNGGKSTWYTVMAVTDPDKGANGISAFIVHKDDEGFSVGPKERKLGIKGSPTTELYFENCRIPGDRIIGEPGTGFKTALATLDHTRPTIGAQAVGVAQGALDAAIAYTKDRKQFGTAIADFQAVQFMLADMAMKLEAARLMVYHAAARAERGETNLGFISAASKCFASDVAMEVTTDAVQLFGGAGYTVDFPVERMMRDAKITQIYEGTNQIQRVVMSRALLK, encoded by the coding sequence ATGGCTGGCTGGGGCGGTAACCCATCTTTCGATTTGTTTCAGTTGCCTGAGGAGCACCAGGAGCTTCGGGCGGCGATCCGGGCGCTGGCGGAGAAGGAAATCGCCCCGCACGCTGCCGACGTCGACGAGAACGCCCGGTTCCCGGAGGAAGCCCTGCAGGCGCTGAACGCCTCGGGTTTCAACGCGGTGCACGTCCCCGAGGAGTACGGCGGCCAGGGTGCCGACTCGGTCGCGGCCTGCATCGTGATCGAGGAAGTGGCCCGGGTGGACTGCTCGGCCTCACTGATCCCGGCGGTCAACAAGCTGGGCACGATGGGCCTGATCCTGCGCGGCTCCGATGAGCTGAAGAAGCAGGTGCTGCCATCGCTGGCCTCCGGTGAGGCGATGGCCTCCTACGCGCTGTCCGAGCGTGAGGCCGGCTCGGATGCGGCGGGCATGCGTACCCGCGCCAAGGCCGATGGCGATGACTGGATCCTCAACGGCACCAAGTGCTGGATCACCAACGGCGGCAAGTCGACCTGGTACACCGTGATGGCGGTGACCGACCCCGACAAGGGCGCCAACGGCATCTCGGCGTTCATCGTGCACAAGGACGACGAGGGCTTCAGCGTCGGCCCCAAGGAACGCAAGCTCGGCATCAAGGGCAGCCCGACCACCGAGCTGTACTTCGAGAACTGCCGGATCCCGGGCGACCGGATCATCGGTGAGCCGGGGACCGGTTTCAAAACCGCACTGGCGACCCTGGATCACACCCGCCCGACCATCGGCGCGCAGGCAGTCGGCGTTGCCCAGGGTGCGCTGGACGCGGCGATCGCCTACACCAAGGACCGCAAGCAATTCGGTACGGCCATCGCTGATTTCCAGGCCGTGCAGTTCATGCTGGCCGACATGGCGATGAAGCTGGAAGCTGCGCGCCTGATGGTCTACCACGCCGCGGCGCGCGCCGAGCGTGGCGAGACCAACCTCGGGTTCATCTCGGCGGCGAGCAAGTGCTTCGCCTCCGATGTGGCCATGGAGGTCACCACCGACGCGGTGCAGCTGTTCGGTGGCGCGGGCTACACCGTGGACTTCCCGGTCGAGCGGATGATGCGTGACGCCAAGATCACCCAGATCTACGAGGGCACCAACCAGATTCAGCGCGTGGTCATGAGCCGCGCCCTGCTCAAGTAG
- a CDS encoding LCP family protein yields MPFPVLRSLAVATASAVVLGTGVAWSQIRSFESGINHISSAALGGGGEDGAIDILLVGMDSRTDAHGNPLSAEELETLRAGDDVSTNTDTIILIRIPNNGKSATAISIPRDSYVEAPGWGKMKINGVFGDVKLDRMKQLVEVEGEDPAVAEPKATEAAREELIQTVASLTGVTVDHYAEIGLLGFALITDALGGVNVCLKDAVYEPLSGADFPAGWQKLNGPQALSFVRQRHDLPRGDLDRVTRQQSVMASLAHEVISSKTLSSPGTLGRLQDAVQRSVVISDGWDIMNFVEQLQKLAAGSVAFATIPILREDGWSDDGMQSVVRVDPDEVHQWVSSLLQDQDAGKTEQLSYSPENTTVEVVNGTDINGLAAAVSQVLSNKGFLPGTTGNHEGAPPVSSQVLAAKSDDLGAQAVAKDLGGLPVNEDSSLPPGAVRVVLAADYTGPGSDGMDPSAGIVDPASVGDTYSDTGEQSPPPPPSPILNAGSDDPKCVN; encoded by the coding sequence GTGCCTTTCCCTGTCCTTCGCTCCCTCGCTGTCGCCACGGCGTCGGCCGTGGTGCTCGGAACCGGGGTGGCCTGGAGCCAGATCCGCTCCTTCGAATCCGGCATCAACCACATCAGCTCGGCGGCCCTCGGTGGTGGCGGCGAGGATGGTGCCATCGACATCCTGCTGGTCGGTATGGACAGTCGTACCGACGCCCACGGCAACCCGTTGTCGGCCGAAGAGTTGGAGACCCTGCGCGCCGGCGACGATGTCTCGACCAATACCGACACCATCATCCTGATCCGCATCCCCAACAACGGGAAGTCGGCCACAGCCATCTCCATCCCCCGCGACTCGTACGTCGAAGCACCGGGCTGGGGAAAGATGAAGATCAACGGCGTGTTCGGCGACGTCAAACTCGACCGGATGAAGCAGCTCGTCGAGGTCGAGGGTGAAGATCCCGCCGTGGCCGAGCCCAAGGCCACCGAGGCGGCCCGCGAGGAGCTGATCCAGACCGTCGCCTCGTTGACCGGCGTCACGGTCGACCACTACGCCGAAATCGGACTCCTCGGCTTCGCGCTGATCACCGACGCCCTGGGCGGCGTCAACGTCTGCCTCAAAGATGCAGTCTACGAACCCCTTTCGGGTGCAGATTTCCCGGCCGGCTGGCAGAAGCTCAACGGCCCGCAGGCGCTGAGCTTCGTTCGGCAACGCCATGACCTGCCGCGCGGGGACCTCGACCGGGTGACCCGCCAGCAGTCGGTGATGGCGTCGCTGGCCCACGAGGTGATCTCCAGCAAGACGCTGTCCAGCCCAGGCACGCTGGGGCGGCTGCAGGATGCCGTGCAGCGCTCCGTGGTGATCTCCGACGGCTGGGACATCATGAATTTCGTCGAGCAGCTGCAGAAGCTGGCGGCCGGCAGCGTCGCGTTCGCCACCATCCCGATCCTGCGCGAGGACGGCTGGAGCGACGACGGTATGCAGAGCGTGGTCCGGGTGGATCCCGACGAGGTCCACCAATGGGTGTCGAGCCTGCTGCAGGACCAGGACGCGGGCAAGACCGAACAGCTCAGCTATTCACCGGAGAACACCACCGTCGAGGTGGTCAACGGCACCGACATCAACGGCCTGGCGGCCGCGGTGTCGCAGGTGCTGAGCAACAAGGGGTTCCTGCCCGGCACCACCGGCAACCATGAGGGTGCCCCGCCGGTGTCCAGCCAGGTGCTGGCCGCCAAGAGCGACGACCTCGGCGCCCAGGCGGTGGCGAAGGACCTCGGCGGATTGCCGGTGAACGAGGATTCGTCGTTGCCGCCCGGCGCGGTGCGGGTGGTCCTGGCGGCGGATTACACCGGACCCGGCTCCGACGGCATGGATCCGTCCGCGGGCATCGTGGATCCGGCTTCGGTCGGCGACACCTACAGCGACACCGGCGAGCAGAGTCCGCCGCCACCGCCGTCGCCGATCCTCAACGCGGGTTCGGACGATCCCAAGTGTGTGAACTGA
- a CDS encoding CsbD family protein, giving the protein MSAVDKAKNKVEEVAGKAKEKVGEATGDRDTQAEGQKDQAKGNLKQAGEKVKDAFKN; this is encoded by the coding sequence ATGAGCGCCGTAGACAAGGCCAAGAACAAGGTCGAAGAAGTGGCTGGGAAGGCCAAGGAGAAGGTCGGGGAGGCCACCGGCGACAGGGACACCCAGGCAGAGGGACAGAAGGACCAGGCCAAGGGCAATCTCAAGCAGGCCGGCGAGAAGGTCAAGGACGCCTTCAAGAACTGA
- a CDS encoding TIGR03089 family protein encodes MSTVSAAVLDPLLAADPAGPRITYYDDATGERIELSTVTMANWAAKTANLLRDEMGTGPGTRVAVLLPAHWQTAAVLFGIWWIGAEVVLDGEADTALCTRDRLDEADDAVSGGEVAVLSLDPFGKPAPDLPIGVTDYATAVRVHGDQIVPERVPGPALAGQSVAEVLEASRNAAAAQGFTADDRVLSTAGWATPDELISNLVAVFAAGASLVQVANPDAGAQERRRTTEKVTRG; translated from the coding sequence ATGAGCACAGTCAGCGCTGCCGTCCTGGATCCGTTGTTGGCAGCGGACCCGGCCGGGCCACGGATCACCTATTACGACGACGCCACCGGTGAGCGGATCGAGCTGTCGACGGTGACCATGGCCAACTGGGCCGCCAAGACCGCCAACCTCTTGCGCGACGAGATGGGGACCGGCCCGGGCACGCGGGTGGCGGTGCTGCTGCCCGCGCACTGGCAGACCGCGGCGGTGTTGTTCGGAATCTGGTGGATCGGCGCCGAGGTGGTTCTGGACGGGGAGGCCGACACCGCCCTGTGCACCCGGGATCGCCTCGATGAGGCCGACGACGCGGTTTCCGGCGGCGAGGTCGCGGTGCTGTCGCTGGACCCGTTCGGCAAGCCGGCCCCGGACCTGCCCATCGGCGTCACGGACTACGCCACCGCGGTACGGGTGCACGGCGACCAGATCGTGCCCGAGCGTGTTCCCGGCCCGGCCCTGGCCGGGCAGTCGGTCGCCGAAGTGCTGGAAGCTTCCCGGAATGCCGCGGCCGCACAGGGTTTCACCGCCGACGACCGCGTGTTGTCCACCGCGGGCTGGGCCACCCCCGACGAGCTCATCTCGAATCTGGTCGCGGTGTTCGCCGCCGGGGCGTCACTCGTCCAGGTGGCCAATCCCGATGCGGGCGCACAGGAACGGCGTCGCACGACGGAGAAGGTCACCCGCGGCTAG
- a CDS encoding SAM-dependent methyltransferase, with protein sequence MTERLPDSYFDRMYATSADPWRLATRWYEQRKYAITLAMLPQRRYRHAFEPGCSIGTLTAMLAERCDHVTAMDVAGAALDIADVRLRADGDRDGPRDRVTLVRGSLDDPWPPGPFDLLVLSEVAYYLEEELLAGLLRRECPQLARGATVIAAHWRHEVADYPHTGDQANRVIAATPGLISIGSYRDRDVVIEVFDTHRAASVAERDGVPGAG encoded by the coding sequence GTGACAGAGCGCCTGCCCGACTCGTACTTCGACCGTATGTACGCGACCTCGGCGGACCCGTGGCGACTGGCCACCCGCTGGTATGAGCAACGCAAGTACGCGATCACGCTGGCAATGCTGCCGCAGCGGCGCTATCGGCATGCCTTCGAGCCGGGTTGCTCGATCGGCACTCTCACGGCGATGCTCGCCGAGCGCTGCGATCACGTCACCGCGATGGATGTGGCGGGGGCCGCTCTGGACATCGCCGACGTGCGACTGCGTGCCGATGGCGACCGGGACGGGCCGCGCGATCGTGTCACTCTGGTGCGTGGATCGCTCGACGACCCTTGGCCTCCAGGACCTTTCGACCTGCTGGTGCTCTCGGAAGTGGCGTACTACCTGGAGGAGGAGTTGCTGGCCGGGCTGCTCCGCCGCGAGTGTCCGCAGTTGGCCCGCGGTGCGACCGTGATAGCGGCACACTGGCGTCACGAGGTGGCCGACTATCCGCACACCGGTGATCAGGCCAACAGGGTCATCGCGGCGACGCCGGGGCTCATTTCGATCGGGAGCTACCGCGACCGCGATGTTGTCATCGAGGTTTTCGACACCCATCGCGCAGCATCCGTTGCCGAGCGCGACGGGGTGCCGGGTGCCGGTTGA
- a CDS encoding PIG-L deacetylase family protein has product MTAAEPAEPCGNAARFGSRPLSCGGTPGHAWTTWDRSFGELDLTTCPALVVVAPHPDDETLGFGATMALLAERGIEVRVVSVSDGGAAHEGLTPFDRIRLERTRSAELRKAARILGVGEPISLALPDGELAGHQDSLADLLTGILEECPPGTWCATTWRGDGHPDHEAVGRAAAAAAHRTAAVLLEYPVWMWHWATPGDSAVPWDRALMVPLTASAVGRKQAAAQCFRSQFLPSAPGVHPVLPPFVLPRLLAVGEMVFR; this is encoded by the coding sequence ATGACAGCCGCAGAGCCCGCTGAACCGTGCGGCAACGCAGCGCGGTTCGGGTCACGCCCGCTGAGCTGCGGTGGCACCCCGGGTCACGCCTGGACGACCTGGGACCGATCGTTCGGTGAGCTGGACCTCACGACATGTCCCGCCCTGGTGGTGGTCGCACCGCATCCCGACGACGAGACCCTCGGCTTCGGGGCGACCATGGCGCTGCTGGCGGAGCGGGGGATCGAGGTCCGAGTGGTGTCCGTCAGTGACGGCGGGGCCGCCCATGAGGGTCTCACGCCCTTCGACCGAATCCGGCTGGAGCGCACCCGAAGCGCCGAGTTGAGAAAGGCCGCAAGGATTCTCGGTGTGGGGGAGCCGATCAGCCTCGCATTGCCCGACGGTGAACTCGCCGGCCACCAAGACTCGCTGGCAGATCTGCTGACCGGGATACTCGAGGAGTGCCCGCCTGGCACCTGGTGTGCAACGACGTGGCGCGGCGACGGGCATCCCGATCACGAGGCGGTTGGGCGGGCTGCTGCCGCGGCTGCGCACCGCACCGCGGCGGTTCTGCTGGAGTACCCGGTCTGGATGTGGCACTGGGCGACGCCCGGAGACTCCGCGGTGCCCTGGGATCGGGCGCTCATGGTGCCGTTGACGGCCTCCGCCGTGGGGCGTAAACAAGCTGCCGCGCAATGCTTCCGCAGCCAGTTCCTTCCATCGGCACCGGGTGTGCACCCGGTACTGCCGCCGTTCGTGTTGCCTCGGCTGCTCGCGGTCGGGGAGATGGTGTTCCGGTGA